Proteins from one Planctomyces sp. SH-PL62 genomic window:
- a CDS encoding class II fumarate hydratase — protein sequence MGEMEVPAAAYYGAQTERARRNFEIGSLRFPRAFLRALGLVKKSAARVNVDLGLLDLKLGAWIEEAAQEVADGLRDDQFPLVIFQTGSGTSTNMNANEVVAGLANEKAVGRRGGRSPVHPNDAVNLGQSSNDVIPTTIHVSAREELEKRLKPALERLRDALAERAEAFDGVVKIGRTHLQDAVPIRLGQEFSGYAAQIDHGLRRIGVASEALAELPIGGTALGTGVNTHVEFPARMAEALGRETGLSFRPAANFFEAMAGRDGIVEASALLKTVAVSLSNIANNLRLLGSGPRCGIGEVLIPELQPGSSIMPGKVNPVIPEAVMMVAAQVVGNDATIAWANALGSNFELNVMMPVMAYNLLESIGLLTDAAEHLTLKCIDAREFLAGQKAQGTTRVEADEAQCRDHVEQSLAMCTALAPRIGYDNAAALAKAAYREGLTIRELAYKMDGKTPEDIAGRLGLPASTELLREHGGFPSRAEIDRLLDPMRQTHRGYEGGALGG from the coding sequence ATGGGCGAGATGGAAGTTCCGGCCGCCGCGTATTACGGGGCGCAGACCGAGCGGGCTCGTCGGAATTTCGAGATCGGCTCGCTGCGGTTCCCGCGAGCCTTCCTCCGCGCGCTGGGGCTCGTCAAGAAGAGCGCGGCGAGGGTCAACGTCGACCTGGGGCTGCTCGATCTGAAGCTCGGCGCCTGGATCGAGGAGGCGGCGCAAGAGGTCGCAGACGGCCTCCGCGACGACCAGTTCCCGCTGGTGATCTTCCAGACGGGGAGCGGTACCTCGACCAACATGAACGCCAACGAGGTGGTCGCCGGTCTCGCCAACGAGAAGGCCGTCGGCCGCCGGGGGGGACGATCGCCCGTCCATCCCAACGACGCCGTGAACCTGGGCCAATCCTCCAACGATGTGATCCCGACCACCATCCACGTCTCGGCGCGCGAGGAGTTGGAGAAGCGGCTGAAGCCCGCGCTGGAGCGGCTTCGCGACGCCCTGGCCGAGCGCGCCGAGGCGTTCGACGGAGTGGTCAAGATCGGCCGCACGCATCTCCAGGACGCAGTCCCAATCCGGCTCGGGCAGGAGTTCTCGGGCTACGCCGCGCAGATCGACCACGGCCTGAGGCGGATCGGCGTCGCGTCCGAGGCCCTCGCGGAGTTGCCGATCGGCGGCACGGCCCTGGGAACGGGGGTCAACACTCACGTCGAGTTCCCCGCGAGGATGGCCGAGGCGCTGGGCCGAGAGACCGGTCTGTCCTTCCGACCGGCCGCCAACTTCTTCGAGGCGATGGCCGGCCGCGACGGGATCGTCGAGGCGTCGGCCCTCCTGAAGACCGTCGCCGTGAGTCTGTCCAACATCGCCAACAACCTGCGGCTCCTGGGATCCGGCCCCCGCTGCGGGATCGGCGAGGTCCTGATCCCCGAACTCCAGCCGGGAAGTTCGATCATGCCGGGGAAGGTCAACCCGGTCATCCCGGAGGCCGTCATGATGGTGGCCGCACAGGTCGTGGGGAACGACGCCACGATCGCCTGGGCGAACGCGCTGGGATCGAACTTCGAGCTCAACGTCATGATGCCGGTGATGGCTTACAACCTCCTGGAGTCGATCGGGCTGTTGACCGACGCGGCGGAGCATCTCACCCTCAAGTGCATCGACGCCCGGGAGTTCCTCGCCGGCCAGAAGGCCCAGGGGACCACTCGCGTCGAGGCCGACGAGGCGCAGTGTCGGGACCACGTGGAGCAGAGCCTGGCCATGTGCACCGCGCTCGCTCCCCGGATCGGTTATGATAACGCCGCCGCTCTGGCCAAGGCCGCATACCGCGAAGGGCTGACGATCCGGGAACTCGCGTATAAGATGGATGGAAAGACGCCGGAAGACATCGCCGGGCGGCTCGGCCTGCCGGCCTCGACCGAGTTGCTGCGTGAACACGGCGGCTTCCCTTCCCGGGCCGAGATCGACCGCCTGCTCGACCCGATGCGGCAGACTCATCGAGGGTATGAAGGCGGCGCCCTCGGGGGATGA
- a CDS encoding DEAD/DEAH box helicase, with protein sequence MSSGRKKRGGRGATEAPGDSDVLDLFLPPVANWFRSTLGEPTLPQRLGWRSIAAGRNTLIAAPTGSGKSLAAFLAGLDLLWRSPERGRGVRILYVSPLKALNADVHRNLRTPLEGILEEAEASGTPLRPLSTAVRSGDTPASERARILRKPPEILIITPESLHLMLTSRARDTLREVSHVVVDEIHALCGDKRGVFLSLLLERLEALGAGRPFTRIGLSATQKPLEEVARYLGGVRPDGAQGGEFRPVEIVDAGGRKPMDLQVIWPSGEDGGKLGPPGSIWPAIEDRVLGLVEEHRSTLVFANNRRTVEKLTARLNELATRDVEREAPGESDEPVATPFRAHHGSLSLDERRTTEEMLKRADLKAVVSTASLELGIDMGEVDLVCQVESPGNVARGLQRVGRSGHLVGGISRGRLIAKTPSDLLETAALARAMLAGDIEPLRVPRNCLDVLAQQVVACVAMDRWDASELYDLVRRAYSFSELSADAFERVLRLVSGRYSTGSIRDLRARVAWDRVHNQLGALPGTSRLALTGGGTIPDVGHFPVYLGEGGPKLGELDEEFVFERRVGESFMLGNSAWRIEVIDVHKVIVGPAEGSQVVMPFWRGETNPRSMELGQAVGVLTREIAEGLDDPGLPARLERECRLEPAAARLLIRRVARQRRLAGVVPDDRTILVESFRDPTGETALAVLSPYGRMHLGLKLALLARIQDRYGFTASCLHGDDGLLFRLPQTEEPPLDLLDGLDGAEAERLIRRVLPDTSLFGLRFRQNAGRALLMPRPDPSKRTPLWLQRLRAKDLLGVVGEFPDHPIVVETYRECLDDDLQTPRLREFLDAVSAGTIRVEKRADELASPFASDLVFQFTAAYIYEWDEPRRKPDESRSATIDVDLLDGLLHGLEAGRGLDEQAVGRVEGRLRQRGRPPRTADEMAETLRTLGDLAASDLAGPMEAFAVDLAGQGRAARIELEGTSEPGRWISAEESALYASAFAPEAAPDAEAVETIVRRYLKTHALVGLADLIRRYPIPPETARTLLEAWVESSDVVQIEEGDDGPRWAERENLAEIQRLTLAQRRKESVAVAPEVFADFFARRQHVHPETRLSGIEGVEAVLEQFQGFAATAEFWEEELLPRRVVGYQRSWLDEALARGAWTWRAATDGRETPLVAIVPRGFAGGWPEPTDAPPLSDDEPKVLEALERRGASFAADLARASGVDLLSLRRTLRSLLHRGAVANDRFDPLRPGAFEVLDVVDRTSAGASRGGRRRGISRRVEPSRPEGRWELVVPAVESDERTLAWIDALFARYGVLARETAAVDAWAPPWSTLYPHLARLELRGEIRRGYFVEGLSGVQYATEEAAEGLAALAAATGRDALEILISAADPANLYGAGAPLDIPLLEGGAARLIRSTGNFLVLRGGRPILILEAYGKRLTGLASASKAELDAALARVLDMASPERRVFKVETYNGQPTVASAAAERLTELGFVRDYPALTYYAAWSPGGI encoded by the coding sequence ATGTCGTCGGGACGCAAGAAGCGAGGTGGGCGAGGCGCGACCGAGGCCCCGGGGGATTCCGACGTCCTCGACCTGTTCCTGCCCCCGGTCGCGAACTGGTTCCGCTCGACCCTCGGCGAGCCGACGCTCCCCCAGCGCCTGGGGTGGCGGTCGATCGCCGCCGGCCGAAACACGCTGATCGCCGCGCCCACCGGCTCGGGCAAGAGCCTGGCCGCGTTCCTGGCCGGGCTGGACCTCCTCTGGCGATCCCCCGAGCGGGGGCGAGGCGTCCGCATCCTCTACGTCTCGCCGCTCAAGGCGCTCAACGCCGACGTACATCGCAACCTGCGGACGCCCCTCGAAGGCATCTTGGAGGAAGCCGAGGCGTCGGGGACGCCGCTGCGGCCGCTGTCCACGGCGGTCAGGAGCGGCGACACGCCGGCCAGCGAGCGGGCGCGGATCCTCCGCAAGCCGCCCGAGATCCTCATCATCACCCCCGAGTCGCTCCACCTGATGCTGACCTCGCGGGCCCGCGACACGCTCCGGGAGGTGTCGCACGTCGTCGTCGACGAGATCCACGCCCTCTGCGGCGACAAACGCGGCGTCTTCCTGTCCCTGCTCCTCGAACGCCTGGAAGCTCTCGGCGCGGGGAGGCCCTTCACTCGCATCGGTCTTTCCGCCACGCAGAAGCCGCTGGAGGAAGTCGCGCGGTATCTGGGCGGGGTCCGACCCGATGGTGCGCAGGGCGGCGAGTTCCGTCCCGTCGAGATCGTCGACGCCGGCGGCCGGAAGCCGATGGACTTGCAGGTCATCTGGCCCTCCGGCGAGGACGGCGGGAAACTCGGCCCCCCGGGTTCCATCTGGCCGGCCATCGAGGACCGGGTGCTGGGGCTGGTGGAGGAGCACCGCTCGACCCTCGTCTTCGCCAACAACCGCCGGACGGTCGAGAAGCTCACGGCCCGCCTGAACGAGCTGGCGACCCGCGACGTCGAGCGTGAGGCGCCCGGAGAATCGGACGAGCCCGTCGCAACCCCCTTCCGCGCCCACCACGGCAGCCTCAGCCTGGACGAGCGGAGGACGACCGAGGAGATGCTCAAGCGGGCGGACCTCAAGGCGGTCGTTTCCACGGCTTCGCTGGAGCTGGGGATCGACATGGGGGAGGTGGACCTCGTCTGCCAGGTGGAATCTCCCGGCAACGTCGCGCGGGGGCTCCAGCGCGTGGGGCGATCGGGCCATCTCGTCGGCGGGATCAGCCGGGGGCGACTCATCGCCAAGACGCCGAGCGACCTGCTGGAGACGGCGGCCCTGGCGCGGGCGATGCTCGCCGGCGACATCGAGCCGCTCCGCGTCCCCCGCAACTGCCTGGACGTGCTGGCCCAGCAGGTCGTGGCGTGCGTGGCGATGGATCGCTGGGACGCCTCCGAGCTTTACGACCTCGTTCGCCGGGCTTACTCCTTCAGCGAACTTTCCGCCGACGCCTTCGAACGCGTGCTCCGGCTGGTCTCGGGACGCTACTCCACCGGCTCGATCCGCGACCTTCGCGCCCGGGTCGCCTGGGACCGCGTCCACAATCAACTCGGGGCGCTGCCCGGGACCTCCCGCCTGGCGCTGACGGGGGGCGGGACGATCCCCGACGTCGGACATTTCCCGGTCTACCTGGGCGAAGGGGGGCCGAAGCTCGGCGAGCTGGACGAGGAGTTCGTGTTCGAGCGTCGCGTCGGCGAGAGTTTCATGCTGGGCAACAGCGCCTGGCGGATCGAGGTCATCGACGTCCACAAGGTGATCGTCGGCCCGGCCGAGGGGAGCCAGGTCGTCATGCCCTTCTGGCGAGGCGAAACCAACCCCCGTTCGATGGAACTGGGCCAAGCCGTCGGCGTCCTGACCCGCGAGATCGCGGAGGGGCTCGACGACCCCGGTCTGCCCGCAAGGCTGGAGCGGGAGTGCCGCCTCGAACCCGCCGCGGCCCGTCTGCTGATCCGCCGCGTCGCCCGGCAGCGGCGGCTCGCGGGCGTGGTCCCCGACGACCGTACGATCCTCGTCGAGAGCTTCCGCGACCCGACGGGCGAGACCGCCCTCGCCGTGCTCTCCCCCTACGGCCGAATGCACCTGGGCTTGAAGCTCGCGCTCCTGGCGCGGATCCAGGACCGATACGGATTCACCGCGTCCTGCCTGCACGGCGACGACGGCCTGCTGTTTCGCCTGCCCCAGACGGAGGAGCCGCCGCTCGACCTGCTCGACGGCCTCGACGGCGCCGAAGCCGAGCGGCTGATCCGCCGCGTGCTCCCCGACACCTCCCTCTTCGGCCTGCGGTTCCGGCAGAACGCCGGGCGGGCCCTCCTGATGCCCCGTCCCGACCCCTCGAAGCGCACGCCGCTCTGGCTGCAACGGCTCCGCGCCAAGGACCTGCTCGGCGTCGTCGGCGAGTTTCCCGACCACCCGATCGTGGTCGAGACGTATCGCGAGTGCCTGGACGACGACCTCCAGACGCCCCGCCTCCGCGAGTTCCTGGACGCCGTCTCCGCCGGGACGATCCGCGTCGAGAAGCGGGCCGACGAACTGGCCTCGCCGTTCGCGTCGGACCTGGTCTTCCAGTTCACGGCGGCCTACATCTACGAGTGGGACGAGCCCCGCCGCAAGCCCGACGAGTCCCGTTCGGCGACGATCGACGTCGACCTCCTGGACGGCCTGCTGCACGGCCTGGAAGCCGGTCGGGGGCTCGACGAGCAGGCCGTCGGCCGCGTGGAGGGCCGACTCCGCCAGCGCGGACGCCCGCCGCGCACCGCCGACGAGATGGCCGAGACGCTCCGCACCCTGGGCGACCTCGCGGCCTCCGACCTGGCCGGGCCGATGGAGGCGTTCGCGGTCGACCTGGCCGGGCAGGGGAGGGCGGCCCGGATCGAACTGGAAGGAACCAGCGAACCCGGCCGCTGGATCTCGGCCGAGGAGTCGGCGCTTTACGCGTCGGCCTTCGCGCCGGAAGCCGCGCCCGACGCGGAGGCCGTCGAGACGATCGTCCGGCGCTACTTGAAGACCCACGCGCTGGTGGGGCTGGCCGACCTGATCCGGCGGTATCCGATCCCCCCCGAGACCGCCCGCACGCTCCTGGAAGCCTGGGTGGAGTCGAGCGACGTCGTCCAGATCGAGGAGGGGGACGACGGTCCCCGGTGGGCCGAGCGCGAGAACCTTGCCGAGATCCAGCGCCTGACGCTGGCGCAAAGGCGGAAGGAGAGCGTCGCCGTCGCGCCCGAGGTATTCGCCGATTTCTTCGCCCGCCGGCAGCACGTCCACCCGGAGACCCGGCTCTCGGGGATCGAAGGGGTGGAGGCGGTCCTGGAGCAGTTCCAGGGCTTCGCGGCGACGGCGGAATTCTGGGAGGAGGAACTCCTGCCGAGGCGGGTCGTCGGCTACCAGCGATCCTGGCTGGACGAGGCGCTCGCACGGGGAGCTTGGACCTGGCGGGCCGCGACGGACGGCCGCGAGACGCCGCTGGTCGCGATCGTCCCGCGCGGCTTCGCCGGGGGCTGGCCCGAGCCCACCGACGCCCCGCCCCTGAGCGACGACGAGCCCAAGGTCCTGGAGGCGCTGGAACGGCGCGGCGCGTCGTTCGCCGCCGACCTGGCGCGGGCTTCGGGCGTCGATCTTTTGTCGTTGCGGCGGACCCTGCGATCGTTGTTGCACCGCGGCGCGGTCGCCAACGACCGATTCGACCCGCTCCGTCCTGGCGCCTTCGAGGTTCTGGACGTGGTCGACCGGACCTCCGCGGGAGCCTCGCGCGGCGGTCGGCGGCGTGGAATTTCTCGGCGCGTCGAACCGTCTCGTCCCGAGGGCCGATGGGAGCTCGTCGTCCCGGCCGTCGAGTCGGACGAGCGGACGCTGGCGTGGATCGACGCCTTGTTCGCACGATACGGGGTGCTCGCGCGGGAGACGGCGGCGGTCGACGCCTGGGCCCCCCCCTGGTCGACCCTGTACCCCCACCTCGCGCGGTTGGAGCTACGCGGCGAGATCCGCCGGGGCTACTTCGTGGAGGGGCTTTCGGGCGTCCAGTACGCGACCGAGGAGGCTGCCGAAGGGCTCGCGGCCCTGGCGGCGGCGACGGGCCGCGACGCCCTCGAGATCCTGATCTCGGCGGCCGATCCCGCCAATCTCTACGGGGCCGGAGCCCCGCTCGACATCCCCTTGCTCGAAGGGGGGGCCGCCCGCCTGATCCGCTCGACCGGGAATTTCCTGGTCCTGCGCGGAGGGCGGCCGATCCTGATCCTGGAAGCCTACGGGAAGCGGCTTACGGGTCTGGCGTCGGCCTCGAAGGCCGAACTCGACGCGGCGCTGGCCCGCGTCCTCGATATGGCGTCTCCCGAGCGCCGGGTCTTCAAGGTCGAGACCTATAACGGCCAGCCCACCGTGGCGAGCGCGGCGGCCGAGCGGCTCACCGAACTGGGGTTCGTCCGCGACTATCCGGCCCTGACTTATTACGCCGCCTGGTCCCCGGGCGGGATCTGA
- a CDS encoding serine/threonine-protein kinase produces the protein MIGRDEFLECAERSGLVSRADLAPHRARGGRDDVEGLARRLVQQGLLTQYQARKLLAGAVRGFILGGYRILRPLGEGGMGKVYLASHEEDGRKVAIKVLPPRRAQEETNSLARFKREMELSMRCDHPNVARTLTFGNDGDVHFMVLEYIPGLSLYDMVKSERYGPLRVASASRLFLRILSGLEAAHAVGIVHRDIKPSNVMITPEGDAKILDLGLAKALGEDAGLTRANTLLGTLDYASPEQLSDATRADVRSDLYSLGCTLYFALAGVPPFEGGDAINKIFKQRMEDPEPIERVAKGVPAAFGAVVRKLMAKEPAERYQNCAELRVDLERWTDPLRVRSLLGPAADAGHAFHPPPPTLEEDDLRLLVADASPSVISLRDLGDAEPSPAPRHRAPPPPIPARIRPNSVREPRTDPFGDARWLIHFTLIAMAVGLIAIIAIALFRHS, from the coding sequence ATGATCGGTCGGGACGAGTTCCTGGAGTGCGCGGAGCGGTCGGGCCTCGTCTCTCGGGCCGACCTCGCGCCCCATCGCGCGCGGGGCGGCCGCGACGACGTGGAGGGGCTCGCCCGCCGGCTCGTCCAGCAGGGCCTGTTGACCCAGTACCAGGCCCGAAAACTGCTGGCGGGGGCCGTCCGCGGCTTCATCCTGGGGGGGTATCGCATCCTCCGCCCGCTCGGCGAAGGGGGCATGGGGAAGGTCTATCTCGCCTCCCACGAGGAAGACGGCCGGAAGGTCGCGATCAAGGTCCTCCCGCCTCGACGCGCCCAGGAGGAGACCAACAGCCTGGCGCGGTTCAAGCGCGAGATGGAACTCTCGATGCGATGCGACCACCCCAACGTCGCGCGGACTTTGACGTTCGGCAACGACGGCGACGTCCATTTCATGGTCCTGGAATACATCCCGGGCCTGAGCCTGTACGACATGGTCAAGAGCGAGCGCTACGGCCCGCTCCGGGTCGCCTCGGCCTCCCGCCTGTTCCTGCGCATCCTGAGCGGGCTTGAGGCGGCCCACGCGGTGGGGATCGTCCATCGCGACATCAAGCCCTCGAACGTCATGATCACGCCCGAAGGCGATGCGAAGATCCTCGACCTCGGCCTGGCGAAAGCCCTGGGCGAGGACGCCGGGCTCACCCGCGCCAATACGCTCCTGGGCACGCTCGACTACGCCAGCCCGGAGCAGCTCAGCGACGCCACCCGGGCCGACGTCCGCAGCGACCTCTACAGCCTGGGCTGCACGCTCTACTTCGCCCTGGCGGGCGTACCCCCGTTCGAGGGGGGCGACGCCATCAACAAGATCTTCAAGCAGCGGATGGAGGACCCCGAGCCGATCGAGCGGGTCGCCAAGGGGGTCCCCGCCGCATTCGGCGCCGTCGTCCGCAAGCTGATGGCGAAGGAACCCGCCGAACGCTACCAGAACTGCGCCGAACTCCGGGTCGACCTGGAGCGGTGGACCGACCCCCTCCGCGTCCGCTCGCTGCTCGGTCCCGCCGCCGACGCCGGCCACGCCTTCCATCCCCCCCCTCCGACCCTCGAGGAAGACGACCTGCGGCTGCTCGTCGCCGACGCGAGTCCCAGCGTGATCTCGCTCCGCGACCTGGGCGACGCCGAGCCCTCGCCGGCGCCCCGGCATCGCGCGCCGCCCCCCCCGATCCCCGCCCGGATCCGGCCGAACTCCGTGCGCGAGCCCCGCACCGATCCGTTCGGCGACGCGCGCTGGCTGATCCATTTCACGCTGATCGCGATGGCGGTGGGCCTGATCGCGATCATCGCCATCGCGCTGTTCCGGCATTCCTGA
- a CDS encoding PP2C family protein-serine/threonine phosphatase: MAVLSSLKRWWQQTFGGRAGHDPEATDEFATLSSLTLDPGRLRLRVGVVSVRGNYREHNEDNYFVPGRRPVRHDVLHDSAEHAAMTLEPSNLFIVADGMGGQQGGEQASLMAVELIPREVAKRLPVDQAEPRHVQEAIREAVATVNQEILGSSGAMTEFSNMGTTVVLAQFRPDKVYVAGIGDSRAYRLREGVLERLTKDHSLADALLDAGTITADELRNHKFKNVLYLYLGSKDARSGPEDFRVLDVRPGDRFLMASDGLTGVVGDEEIGRVLGAVEDPQEAAVLLKNLALANDSKDNVTCLIVHVVAQS, from the coding sequence GTGGCCGTGTTATCCAGCCTGAAACGATGGTGGCAGCAGACGTTCGGCGGACGGGCCGGCCACGACCCGGAGGCGACCGACGAGTTCGCCACACTCTCCTCGCTCACGCTCGACCCCGGCCGGCTCCGCCTGCGGGTGGGGGTCGTCTCGGTGCGCGGGAACTACCGCGAGCACAACGAGGACAATTATTTCGTCCCCGGTCGCCGCCCGGTCCGGCACGACGTGCTCCACGACAGCGCCGAGCACGCGGCGATGACCCTGGAGCCCTCGAACCTGTTCATCGTCGCCGACGGCATGGGGGGGCAGCAGGGGGGGGAGCAGGCCAGCCTGATGGCCGTCGAGCTGATCCCCAGGGAGGTCGCCAAGCGGCTCCCCGTCGACCAGGCCGAGCCCCGACACGTCCAGGAGGCGATCCGCGAGGCGGTGGCGACGGTCAATCAGGAGATCCTCGGCAGCTCCGGCGCGATGACCGAGTTCTCGAACATGGGGACCACCGTGGTCCTCGCCCAGTTCCGCCCCGACAAGGTGTACGTCGCCGGCATCGGCGACTCGCGGGCCTATCGCCTTCGCGAGGGGGTCCTGGAGCGGTTGACCAAGGACCACTCCCTGGCCGACGCCCTGCTCGACGCCGGGACGATCACGGCCGACGAGCTTCGCAACCACAAATTCAAGAACGTCCTCTACCTCTACCTGGGGAGCAAGGACGCCCGCAGCGGCCCGGAGGATTTCCGGGTCCTGGACGTCCGGCCGGGGGACCGCTTCCTGATGGCCAGCGACGGCCTCACCGGCGTCGTCGGCGACGAGGAGATCGGTCGGGTCCTGGGGGCCGTCGAGGACCCCCAGGAGGCGGCCGTGCTGCTCAAGAATCTGGCGCTGGCGAACGACTCCAAGGACAACGTCACATGCCTGATCGTCCACGTCGTGGCCCAGTCCTAG
- a CDS encoding PIG-L family deacetylase has protein sequence MDQGIPGPADVELDLIAVGAHPDDIEIACGGTLAKLAHKGYAVGIVDLTDGEPTPGSPGPDVRLEEARKAAEILGVQTRINLNLPNRRLFDCFEARVALAKVFRRHRPKVVLGFGGKTVMASPDHYQAMLITDAAVFYSRLTKWDEYFDGLPPHTILNQLSFPLALHGLDLPEASGFIIADMGSTLEQKLDAVRCYQTQFPAKKVGIYKAVETMNRYHGLTAGYEAGELFLTYRSVGVDDLMRWASPTHART, from the coding sequence ATGGATCAAGGCATACCCGGCCCCGCCGACGTGGAACTGGACCTGATCGCCGTCGGCGCGCATCCCGACGACATCGAGATCGCCTGCGGCGGCACCCTCGCCAAGCTCGCCCATAAGGGCTACGCGGTGGGGATCGTCGACCTGACCGACGGCGAGCCCACCCCGGGCTCGCCGGGTCCCGACGTCCGCCTGGAGGAGGCGCGGAAGGCCGCCGAGATCCTGGGCGTCCAAACTCGGATCAACCTGAACCTGCCGAACCGCCGCCTGTTCGACTGCTTCGAGGCGAGGGTGGCCCTGGCCAAGGTCTTCCGGCGGCATCGCCCCAAGGTCGTGCTCGGGTTCGGCGGCAAGACGGTGATGGCCTCTCCCGATCATTACCAGGCGATGCTGATCACCGACGCGGCGGTGTTCTACAGCCGGCTGACGAAATGGGACGAGTATTTCGACGGCCTTCCACCCCATACAATTCTAAACCAATTGAGTTTTCCGTTGGCGCTGCATGGGTTAGACTTGCCCGAAGCGTCGGGCTTCATCATCGCCGATATGGGGAGCACCCTCGAACAGAAACTGGACGCCGTCCGTTGTTACCAGACACAGTTCCCCGCCAAGAAAGTAGGGATCTACAAAGCCGTCGAGACGATGAATCGGTATCACGGGCTGACGGCCGGATATGAGGCGGGCGAATTGTTCCTGACTTACAGGTCGGTCGGCGTCGACGACCTCATGCGTTGGGCGAGTCCGACCCACGCGCGAACCTGA
- the amrB gene encoding AmmeMemoRadiSam system protein B → MAAPERPRLRPLLPRRQDWEGQALVVLEDPSRFCPSPIVLPIDVYLHVVRRFDGRNTVEDVQRLILEATSLRVDAGFLRKLVDDLDRSLAFEGPTYEAAVEAFRDATERPAALAGRSYESEPRRLAADLNRFFRSRGGAGRLALAAPKPTSNGALPAPRLRGVVSPHIDFGRGGPVYTWAYKRLVEECDADVFVILGVAHQACRSRFVLTRKDFATPLGPARTDQAFVDLLVRECGDQLFNDELTHRTEHSIEFQAVFLRHVLGDRPFTIVPILVGSFHDLLKRRVDPIADPEIARFINALRGAEAASGRKVAYIGGVDLCHVGPEFGDPDPVDEESRGRIRAFDRALLDRAEAVDPEGWFRAVADVGDRWRVCGLAATYTMLHAIGPSKGEVLRYDQAVDERGRACVSFASMIFREAL, encoded by the coding sequence ATGGCCGCACCCGAACGCCCCCGGCTTCGCCCCCTGCTCCCGCGTCGTCAGGATTGGGAAGGCCAGGCCCTCGTCGTCCTGGAGGACCCGTCGCGATTCTGCCCATCGCCGATCGTCCTGCCCATCGACGTCTACCTGCACGTCGTCCGGCGTTTCGACGGCCGGAACACCGTCGAGGACGTCCAGCGCCTGATCCTTGAGGCGACCTCGCTGCGCGTGGACGCGGGATTTCTGCGGAAGCTCGTCGACGATCTCGACCGCTCGCTGGCCTTCGAAGGGCCGACGTACGAGGCCGCCGTCGAGGCGTTCCGCGACGCGACCGAGCGGCCCGCGGCGCTGGCGGGTCGATCCTATGAATCGGAGCCCCGTCGACTCGCGGCCGACCTCAACCGTTTCTTCCGGTCTCGAGGAGGGGCGGGACGGCTCGCCCTCGCCGCACCGAAACCGACGTCGAACGGGGCGCTCCCGGCGCCACGATTACGAGGCGTGGTGAGCCCGCATATCGACTTCGGTCGGGGGGGGCCGGTCTACACCTGGGCTTACAAGCGTCTGGTCGAGGAGTGCGACGCCGACGTGTTCGTGATCCTGGGCGTGGCCCACCAGGCCTGTCGGAGCCGGTTCGTCCTGACTCGGAAGGACTTCGCGACCCCGCTCGGCCCTGCGCGCACCGACCAGGCGTTCGTCGACCTCCTCGTGCGGGAGTGCGGCGATCAGCTCTTCAACGACGAGCTGACGCATCGGACCGAGCATTCGATCGAGTTTCAGGCGGTCTTCCTCCGGCACGTCCTCGGCGACCGTCCGTTCACCATCGTGCCGATCCTGGTCGGCTCGTTCCACGACCTGCTGAAGCGTCGGGTAGACCCGATCGCCGACCCGGAGATCGCGCGGTTCATCAACGCATTGCGCGGGGCGGAAGCGGCGAGCGGACGGAAGGTCGCGTACATCGGCGGCGTGGACCTCTGCCACGTGGGGCCGGAGTTCGGCGACCCGGATCCGGTCGACGAGGAATCTCGGGGCCGCATCCGCGCGTTCGACCGCGCGCTGCTCGACCGGGCCGAAGCGGTCGATCCCGAGGGCTGGTTTCGCGCGGTCGCTGACGTGGGGGACCGCTGGCGGGTCTGCGGGCTGGCCGCGACCTATACGATGCTGCACGCCATCGGCCCGTCGAAAGGCGAGGTCCTCCGATACGACCAGGCCGTCGACGAGCGCGGCCGAGCGTGCGTCTCGTTCGCGAGCATGATCTTTCGCGAGGCCCTGTGA